The Drosophila sechellia strain sech25 chromosome 2R, ASM438219v1, whole genome shotgun sequence nucleotide sequence TGATGGTTGCAGGCTACCGTCAGGttgaaaaaatgaaaagccGTTAATTTGTAGAGAATACATCGTatcgttaatatttaataGTCTTCCTTACAAACTTTAGACTTAATTGTGAAGAAGTATAATTTATGTAGTCATCGGAAAACCAATTTCTGGAAACTGGCGGATGAGTACTTGTAGCTGTAGTCATTTATCACAGGCTTCTTTTTGCAAATACCTTGGCTCAAAGGACCTCATTTCCCCATGCTCTCTCCGTCTCGTTTTGACTCTCCCCATCCCGCTTGCACTTGATCCTGTGCCTAGGCCATAAATATcgtattaaatatttgccttaGTATCGCCTGCGATGTCGGCGTTTCGCGTTTGCATTAACGCCGAATGTTGTCTGTTTATCTCGCTAGTTATTGTTCGCGCTGCCCATAGGTGgtgttttgccattttcgaGGGGGGTGTTCGTGTGTCCATGGGCCATAGGGGAAGGGGGCTTGTTGGCAAGGGGAGCGAGGGGGAGGGTTTCGGCTCTGGTTTGGTGGTTGCAAACTTTTGTGGCATTGCCAGTTGATTGGATTGCCATGAGATGAACTTGGCGTCGCATGTgaatgtgtgcgtgtgtgcgaaTGAGTGTGGCAAGTGATTTATGAGTCCCCAGTGCTGATATGGGATACGCTATACGCTATGGATATACAATAGATACAATGTCATTAGCGCTCTCGCCGATACACTGCTCCTTTTTATGACGAGAACTTCCTACTTCTTTCGtcgattttaatttaagcacATAATGGCGATATCATTGACATCCAGCTacttaacatttaattttagcaAATTTTGCTCGTGTTAACTTTATTTGGGGTTCACTGTGCTGCAAAACACTTAACTACTTAAGGGAATCCAGGAGCTTGCGACATTCCTGTTACGAACACTGACAAAAATCTACTAAATTTCAACAAGTGGAGTTTCTCTCTCTCGATCGACAATAAGTTGGAGTTATTTCTAGAAAAGACGAAGCGTATTCAAGATGATGCAGCCGGCGGAACAGATCTTCTCCTGCGGATTCGAACTCTTCGGGCGAGTACAGGGTGTGTGTTTGCGGAAGCAGACCCGAGATCTGGCCACATTGAACCACGTGCGCGGGTGGGTGATGAACACGGACGAGGGCACGGTGAAGGGTCAGCTGGAGGGCACACTGCCCAAGGTCAACGAGCTGAAGTTCTGGCTGCTGAATTTCGGCAGCCCGCGCTCGATTATCGAGCGGGCGGAGTTCACGCCCACCAAGGAGATCACTTCGCACAACTTTAGCCGCTTCTCGATTCGCTACCACAATGTGTCAGCACCGAAAAAGGCCATTTAATCGAGAATTCAGACTTGTAGTCCACTACCAAATTGTAACTGTGCATTTGCTGTAACTATTTGTTTGGATCTTTAAATTGAGCTGCCTGCGAATAGAGCCCAGTTGTGCTTCTGCGAACATCATTTATAAACCTCTAAAATGAAAAACAGGCTGCCAGCCACTAATTAAGCCGCACAAAGAAATGCTCAGCGCAATTACATGGAGGCTGGCACATCCActatgtacttatttttatatatctacaaagtaaatatatgtatatatatgtatgtgagATGACTTGGTTAGACAGACACCTGCAGCTTCAGTTTTAGCTTCGGCTTGGCCACATTTCCAGTTGAGCGACGCCCCAAACTGGCAATGAGTTTTTACGGCACACAAACAACAGCCAACAGCCGTGAGTCGAGGCAACAGACAATACTGGCTATACGGAATATCCAGAATAACAACAGAGAGccacaaatatttatagcaGTGCGCTGAACAAGAGCAGATTGACTATTCGATTGAAGGTGAAAATCTAGTAAGTCGTGACTTCGCAAGGCGGAAGGAAGttttgaaatgcatttttgggtAAATGTAATCTTTTAGAAACGTGCTAAAACAAATTTGTTATGGGAATAGCGGTATATAAACCCGAATTCTTTAGCATACATATAGGTATTTAAAAGTATGCCTTGTTGATGCGCTGTCTATCTAATTATTGCTAAGAAGTTAAGGTTTCAAGTGTTGGAAAGTTCACTGTACTGTTTCCAAATTTCATTATTGACAGTTACATGTGTAAGCCTGCTGTTAGAAAAGTTCAAGCTGGTTTCTCAACTAATATAGTTAGTAATATTAAGTCTTGCTCTGTTTCTAAATGCTAGATATCCAAATTTGATGATGCTACTCAAATCACAGCTTATATTCCGATTTAATCCCGAGTGGTTTTAAATCAGAATCGGGCTGAAATCAAAGTGCCACATGCACTGCACGTCTTATCACATTTTCGAGTTGTCCAAGTGTATCGCAACTTGGAGCAAGAATCCAGTTGCCCAGCGTTGCCGTtgtagctgttgttgttgttgttgcgccCCCAAATGCCCTCCATGGGTCGCTGACTACCACGACGCCACCGCCACTGCTCGCGCGATGGCGTCACTGCCGGCGTCTCTGCCGCCGAAGCACTGCGCATAATCacaacaaaatcaaacaaatgaACGGCACTGACACAGCGGCAACaccaacggcagcagcaacagcagcagcaacatcaacgcagcggcagcaacatcaccgcaacagcaacagcttcGAGTCGCGTGTGTGCGTGCATGTGAGGTTGTGTTGGCAACTTCGTTGCGTGCGTAACAGGCGCCCAGATTTTCCGAGAGAGCTGAAAAAGAACATTTCCACATGCGGAGTGGGGTGGAGTGTTCCCATTTGTGGATGTTGGGTTTGCGGAATTTTTATAGGTTAAGCTGTAAGCGTTGTGTGCGGGGAGGACGGTTCTAGTGGTGGTGTAGAGTGGCAAAGGGGGCGTGGAAGAGGCTGGGGCGAGAGAAGAGGGTTGCTGGTGTGGCCTTAACTAGTTTCAGCCGGCCGGTGTCGTTGCCTTATAAACGAGCTAAAAATGCGAGATAAAGAGCGCTTCGCACGACTCACTCGACTCACTCGGATTTTTGTGAGTGATTCCTGCGAAACCCCAAACACAAACCCAAAACCCCTGAATTTTCCCATGACCCCCACGTTCCCCCCGTTCTACCATAAGCTGAAATTCCTTTGCGCATTCCTACGACGTTGACGTCGCTGCCTGTTTCCGATGTCACTTCCTTATTTAGTTGTTCacgttgtttgttgttttgtgcTGTTGCCTGGCTTTTGGGTAGGATTTCGCTGGATTTCGTCCTTGTAGGCTCAACCCAATTTAACAGCCATCAGAAAGTGGCAGCGAATTCAATTTGCCAAAAAGCCAGGCaacccacaaaaaaaaaaaaaaaaaaaatgaagcgAAGCAAAGAAAACAGAAACGGTGATCattagttggattattattaGTCTATTAGTGGTAATCAAATTTATGgcacaaatacaaattgaGGGAAAACTTTCATGACGccaaaatggaaattgaaaacaGCGAGTGGGGCAGCGATGGAGTGTGGAGTAAGACAGGTTGTCGCGGCATACATAAATGCAAACACtttgtgcaaatatttgtgtCATTAAACAAATGACAAACGAATTGGTTTCAACATGAAAGCCAAGAGAGagcgacagagagagagagagagagagagagagggagagagcaGCTGACATGCAAC carries:
- the LOC6609082 gene encoding acylphosphatase-2 yields the protein MMQPAEQIFSCGFELFGRVQGVCLRKQTRDLATLNHVRGWVMNTDEGTVKGQLEGTLPKVNELKFWLLNFGSPRSIIERAEFTPTKEITSHNFSRFSIRYHNVSAPKKAI